In Hippoglossus hippoglossus isolate fHipHip1 chromosome 24, fHipHip1.pri, whole genome shotgun sequence, a single genomic region encodes these proteins:
- the LOC117758545 gene encoding microtubule-associated protein RP/EB family member 3-like isoform X2 translates to MAVNVYSTSMTIENLSRHDMLAWVNDSLQLNYTKIEQLCTGAAYCHFMDMLFPGCILVKKVKFNAKLEHEYIQNFKVLQSGFKRMNVDKIIPVEKLVKGKFQDNFEFLQWFKKFFDANYDGKEYDPMLTRQGQEGTPPPPHNPVPMRTSPTVPKIAPAPQRQINLTATRKTTPVTRNGGDAELVELHQQVLDMKLTVDGLEKERDFYFAKLRDIELICQEHENENSPALGKIINILYATEDGFAPPDDDEIDEGAQGDQEEF, encoded by the exons ATGGCGGTGAATGTCTACTCCACCTCTATGACCATAGAGAACCTGAGTCGTCATGACATGTTGGCCTGGGTCAACGACTCTCTACAGCTCAACTACACAAAGATCGAGCAGCTCTGTACAG GTGCTGCATACTGTCATTTCATGGACATGTTGTTTCCAGGCTGCATATTGGTCAAGAAAGTTAAATTCAACGCTAAATTGGAACACGAATACATCCAAAATTTCAAGGTCTTACAGTCTGGGTTCAAGAGAATGAATGTGGACAAG aTCATCCCGGTCGAGAAGTTGGTGAAGGGCAAGTTCCAGGACAACTTTGAGTTTCTTCAGTGGTTTAAGAAGTTTTTCGATGCCAACTATGACGGAAAAGAATACGACCCTATGCTGACACGGCAGGGCCAGGAGGgaacgccgccgccgccacatAACCCAG TGCCCATGAGAACGTCTCCCACTGTACCCAAGATTGCCCCCGCCCCACAAAGGCAGATCAACTTAACAGCCACCCGCAAGACCACTCCTGTGACACGTAATGGTGGCGATGCTGAGCTCGTAGAGCTCCACCAGCAG GTGCTGGACATGAAGCTGACTGTCGACGGactggagaaggagagggacTTTTACTTTGCAAAGCTCAGAGACATCGAGCTCATCTGTCAGGAACACGAAAACGAAAACAGCCCAGCCCTCGGCAAAATCATCAACATACTCTACGCTACAGAG gaTGGATTTGCGCCGCCAGATGATGACGAAATTGATGAAGGAGCACAGGGAGACCAAGAGGAGTTCTga
- the LOC117758545 gene encoding microtubule-associated protein RP/EB family member 3-like isoform X1: MAVNVYSTSMTIENLSRHDMLAWVNDSLQLNYTKIEQLCTGAAYCHFMDMLFPGCILVKKVKFNAKLEHEYIQNFKVLQSGFKRMNVDKIIPVEKLVKGKFQDNFEFLQWFKKFFDANYDGKEYDPMLTRQGQEGTPPPPHNPGEPIHHKPKRPSRPVPMRTSPTVPKIAPAPQRQINLTATRKTTPVTRNGGDAELVELHQQVLDMKLTVDGLEKERDFYFAKLRDIELICQEHENENSPALGKIINILYATEDGFAPPDDDEIDEGAQGDQEEF; the protein is encoded by the exons ATGGCGGTGAATGTCTACTCCACCTCTATGACCATAGAGAACCTGAGTCGTCATGACATGTTGGCCTGGGTCAACGACTCTCTACAGCTCAACTACACAAAGATCGAGCAGCTCTGTACAG GTGCTGCATACTGTCATTTCATGGACATGTTGTTTCCAGGCTGCATATTGGTCAAGAAAGTTAAATTCAACGCTAAATTGGAACACGAATACATCCAAAATTTCAAGGTCTTACAGTCTGGGTTCAAGAGAATGAATGTGGACAAG aTCATCCCGGTCGAGAAGTTGGTGAAGGGCAAGTTCCAGGACAACTTTGAGTTTCTTCAGTGGTTTAAGAAGTTTTTCGATGCCAACTATGACGGAAAAGAATACGACCCTATGCTGACACGGCAGGGCCAGGAGGgaacgccgccgccgccacatAACCCAG GTGAACCCATTCATCACAAACCTAAAAGACCCTCTCGCCCAG TGCCCATGAGAACGTCTCCCACTGTACCCAAGATTGCCCCCGCCCCACAAAGGCAGATCAACTTAACAGCCACCCGCAAGACCACTCCTGTGACACGTAATGGTGGCGATGCTGAGCTCGTAGAGCTCCACCAGCAG GTGCTGGACATGAAGCTGACTGTCGACGGactggagaaggagagggacTTTTACTTTGCAAAGCTCAGAGACATCGAGCTCATCTGTCAGGAACACGAAAACGAAAACAGCCCAGCCCTCGGCAAAATCATCAACATACTCTACGCTACAGAG gaTGGATTTGCGCCGCCAGATGATGACGAAATTGATGAAGGAGCACAGGGAGACCAAGAGGAGTTCTga